The Prionailurus bengalensis isolate Pbe53 chromosome E2, Fcat_Pben_1.1_paternal_pri, whole genome shotgun sequence region gagagagggagagagaatcccaagcaggtaccacactgtcagcacaaagcctgatgtggggctcacacaaacctgagctgaaatcaagatgcttaataGGTGTCCCTTGTCCTCCTGCCTCTATTGTAATTGAAGTTTCCTGTATTCAGTGTCACAccactgtgaaaaaaaattttaaatggctttttcAATGGTAAATTAGAACAACTTTTCTACCAACCTGGCAACCTGGCAACATGttgtaaaatagtattttatactATTGCATTCCTTTTGTCCCAGCAATTCTGTTTCCATTAATTTCCCCTGAGGAAATTATGTAGATAAGTGAACAAAGATACACaagcaaaatcaaacaaaacagaaacaattgATAGTTGTCTATCAACAAATTGGGGAAATATGCTCATCCATATAATGGAAAAATGATATCATTAAAGATAATAATGGTTACCTGTATTCCGTATGGATGTGGGGAAATGTCCAGATTTATTATTTCATGGGGAGAAAAAGCAGATTATAAATCAAAATAGCCAAACCCcattccaccccccaccccaaatctatgcgttttgggttttttgcatgtttgttttgtCTGTCTAGTTCTGTGGAGGAGGGAAGAGTTGGGGggtaaaaaagggggggggcatgAAGCCTGGAAGGATTTAAACCCAAATGTTCAAAGTGGGTATCTCAGGGAGGAGATAACGGTAGAAATTTTGCTTCCACTTGATGCCCTTCTGTATTGCTTGTTTTATAAGTGCACATACTACTTTTACGATAAAACATAATGAAACAAAACTATTCCTGTTCGGGAAAATAGTAGTAGCAACTTGCTTGGAAGACTCAACCTCCCTGCATTCGCCGAGGGGAGCTAGACCGCGGCGCAGCGTGAAccctccacctccccccgccccccgccccgcagggtcccctgcccccaccgccaGCGGTCCCCGACTCCTCCCACCCCATTCCCCTGGCAACTCCCCGCTCTCAGCTGCTCCCCAGACAGCCGGCTGTCCCCAACCAAGCACCCCGACTCCGGCCCCGCCCCAGGTGTTCCGGACCCAACCCACTGGTGGTCCCTACCCTACAGGCCAGGGGCCCGGTCCCCAGCGTCCCAGCCCTGTCCTGGCTGCAGGCAGCCGTCTCTCCGCCCCACTTCCTCCCGCTGCGCCCCCTAGATCCCCACCGGCCAGGCGCCGGCTCCAGCCGCGCGCCCCCTGCCCACGGGCTCCCTTCGCCAGCCCCCGGCATCCCTGCCACCTACAGCATGGAGCCGAACGCATCGGGCAACGCGTGCGTTACCGGGCTGGGGCTCCAGTCAGGGCTACACTCCGGACGGCACGCCGGCCACTTCTCGGCGCCGGTGGCCGCGCTGCTGGCGGCGCTCAGGGCGCTGCTGGCGCTGGCCACGGTGCTGGGCAACTCACTGATCGTGGTGGTCTTTGCCGTGGACCGCAGCCTGCGCTCCAGCGACAACTTCCTCCTCAATTTGGCTGTCGCCGACCTCCTGGTGGGTGAGTGCCGTCTAGGGACCGGCGGCACACAAGTAGCCCTGCAGAGGAGAACCCTGCGCTCGAAAGTCTCCTTCAAGAGTTGGGGCGCCTTGGGGCACCCCAGGCCAGGCTGGAGCTGGCAGCCCGGCGGCCGGGCCACCGCTCCCCTGTGTCCGCAGGCGGCTTCTGCATCCCACTGTACATCCCCTACGTCCTGACCGGGAAGTGGAAGTTCGGGAAGGAGCTGTGTAAATTGTGACTAGTGATGGATTACCTGGTGAGCACCTCCTCGGCCTTCAATATTGTCCTCATCAGCTATGACAGGTTCACCTCTGTCACCAGGGCGGAAAGAAAGCCAGAGGTTCTACACAAACCCGCTGGCGTGGAGGACTGCCAGGGACACAGTCGGGTTTGGAGTTGCTGGGCTAGTGGCAGAGAGAAACCACCATAcgatttccatatattttcagaACCCCAGAtattcaaagggaaaagaaaaggagatgctAAAACTAGGTTACAAATACTGGTATccgttttaaatacatttaacaaattaaagaGTTAAAATGCAATATAAACTGTGCCTTtcacatgatttatttttatccttatgAAGTGTACCCTAGGTGTTATGGTCATGAGTATGGTCAGGAAGGATGCAAACGTAAAGTCCTATTAAGgcatctttctctttccatccatTGTTCTCACCCTGAGTCCACGCCTCTGCTCaactgtcacctcctcagagactTCCTTGGTCATCTGTGTCAAATAACAGCCCTCACCTTCTCCAGTTCTCCTCCCCTGCTATACTCATGCTTATCACGGCTGGACACTGTATTCGAGGTCTGTCTTCTTCACTAGAACCCAAGCTCTAAGGGGGCAGGGGGTCTTGCTACTTGATGTTTTCCCAGTGCTTGCTTGTAACAGTGCTAGGCATAGGTACTGATTTAATGAAAGCATAACCTCATCTGGAGGCGTGATCCAAAGTCCACATTCAAGGTCTGGTGTAAAGGTAATATGGGTGCCAAGTGGCTTTTTGTCCTCCCTGGTAAGTATTCATGGCTGCCTCCCCAAGAACAGTGCTGGGTGGGAAGGGAAAATACTTCAGTATTTCCAGAGCAGATAGCAAAGGGAAGGGTTTGCATGAGCAATCACAAGTACGTTGCACTCACAGTGGTGCTTTTTAGGCTGGTCCAGGAGTCAGGAGACCTAGGGTCCACTCTTGATTTAAGACACAACACATTGTGTGCCTTTGGCACATCACAGCACCTCTGTGTACTTGTATGCCATTAGGAAAGTGAGGGGTTAAAAGCCCTTTGGCTCTAACCTCTATGATGGCTAATTCTTTTGGTCCTCACCTCCCTGTAAGGTAGAAACTAAAGATTTTTATCCCTATTTTGCACACAGGGATGATAAGACCCAAAGAAATTAATCATCTGGGGCAAAACTGAACCTTAAATGAGacagaagaggggggaaaaaagcatttttacTGCATTTAAAGCATTTTCCTTTGGGGCTTTTATGAAAattccttttatcttttgttcAAGTAATCTATGTTCACTATAGGAAAATTAGAAGCTTTGGCAGATAGAGCCATCCATTGCTAAGTCCACTCTGTGGCACTCAGGCAATTTGCTTTTTCCAGCTGCAATTTCCAACCCATTTGGgaagcacttttttttattattattattacatatttagACTTAATGGGCTTAGAGGTGGGGGGCAAgcttggcatttttaaaaaggccatcAGGTGATTATAAGGTATTAGAAGGTACAACCATGAATGAGACTCATTGCCTTTCGTCACTGCTCTAGACCAGCTCATCCCTGTCTCTCATCTCTGTTACTGTTTATTACATTTTCACTGTATTTGACCAAAATAATTTCCTAAGTACCAACATCATTTAAAGTGGCATTTTCTAAATGAGCCCAAAGTAAACATTACTTGGGCTCACTCTCCTGTAATCCATTGGCGATtaggtttcctttgctatgaatGAAAGGCTTTGGGGTACACTGAGGGCATACAGAGTAAGATGGCCTAATTAGCAGTATTAAATGTTCTGCATTGAACCATGTAGAGGACTGGGTCTTCTGCTTCAGTGACACACATTCCCAAAGGGTCTTCAATATGGCAGCCCAGTTGGGGGAAAATGCCCATCTCTCCAATCTTCAAAGAACctttcattttcacatttatcTCTCACCATCTCAGAACTTTTTCTGCACACCAAAGATACAGGGGAGAAAAAGCCAAGAACATTTATTTCATGCTTCTGCCCTTACAGATATTGTTATGCTCAGTAAGAATGATACGTAATATTTGATGGCCTATTTTAAGTCAGATACTATTTAAAGAACTTTATATGGAGTATATCCAAGAGCTGATATACATAGGGTCATGACAACCCTGTGGTCCAGGTAAAGGTGTCCCATCttatacatgaagaaactgaggcacacagaggttaACTAAGTTGCCTAGGACAAACAGCTAGCCAAGTGATAGTGGGCATTTAAATTCAAGCCACCTGACTCCAGAGCCTCTACTCTTGGTCACTGAGACCTTGTGCCACCTACAGGAACAGTAGGTGGGACTGgactgatcaaaaataaaaatacagagtgAGCACATAAAGTTAACAGCAGGATG contains the following coding sequences:
- the LOC122494309 gene encoding predicted GPI-anchored protein 58 — encoded protein: MDSQPLGPLPPPPAVPDSSHPIPLATPRSQLLPRQPAVPNQAPRLRPRPRCSGPNPLVVPTLQARGPVPSVPALSWLQAAVSPPHFLPLRPLDPHRPGAGSSRAPPAHGLPSPAPGIPATYSMEPNASGNACVTGLGLQSGLHSGRHAGHFSAPVAALLAALRALLALATVLGNSLIVVVFAVDRSLRSSDNFLLNLAVADLLVGECRLGTGGTQVALQRRTLRSKVSFKSWGALGHPRPGWSWQPGGRATAPLCPQAASASHCTSPTS